One window of Xanthomonas sp. 10-10 genomic DNA carries:
- a CDS encoding DsbA family oxidoreductase, protein MRIDIWSDVVCPWCWIGKRRFEQAVVSLGAQAPALDIHYHAFQLDPDAGLEPTPLRDALAQKFGGAARVEQMLAQTQATARAEGLPFDFGRDQVQVSTLRAHRLIWLASREGDVEAVIEALFHAHFAEGQNVGATETLVSAGAAGGLDEARVRALLDSDEGIVAVEAQLAQAAALGIRAVPSFVIDGRSLIQGAQPPESFAQALLQLAAESAPIGGPDACGPDGCAV, encoded by the coding sequence ATGCGCATCGATATCTGGTCTGACGTTGTCTGTCCCTGGTGCTGGATCGGCAAGCGCCGTTTCGAGCAGGCGGTGGTCTCGCTGGGCGCGCAGGCACCTGCGCTGGACATCCATTACCACGCGTTTCAGCTGGACCCTGACGCCGGCCTGGAGCCGACGCCGTTGCGCGATGCGCTGGCGCAAAAGTTCGGCGGTGCCGCGCGCGTGGAGCAGATGCTCGCGCAGACGCAGGCCACTGCGCGGGCCGAAGGCCTGCCATTCGATTTCGGACGCGACCAGGTGCAGGTCAGCACGCTGCGTGCGCATCGGCTGATCTGGCTGGCGAGCCGCGAGGGCGATGTCGAGGCGGTGATCGAAGCGCTGTTCCATGCGCATTTTGCCGAAGGCCAGAACGTCGGCGCGACCGAAACGCTGGTGTCTGCCGGAGCCGCCGGCGGTCTGGACGAGGCGCGCGTGCGTGCGTTGCTGGACTCCGACGAAGGCATCGTTGCCGTGGAAGCACAACTGGCGCAGGCCGCTGCGCTGGGAATCCGTGCGGTGCCCAGTTTCGTCATCGACGGACGCAGCCTGATCCAGGGTGCGCAGCCGCCGGAGAGCTTCGCGCAGGCGCTCTTGCAGCTGGCCGCCGAATCGGCGCCGATCGGTGGTCCCGATGCCTGCGGGCCGGACGGCTGCGCGGTATGA
- a CDS encoding FAD-dependent oxidoreductase: protein MTPTRSKTVAVIGAGLAGLACAQRLQAQGFTVTLFEQGDVPGGRMRSCAGDGWQCDHGAQYFTARDPAFAAVGDKWIASGVAAAWPARVASWNGTDFRASQSELTRLVGVPDMAAPARALAAGLDVRLLIAVRSLQRDGDTWQLAVSGDETTRAFDTVLLAVPAPVAAALLANSAPTLATIAAGAKMRPAWAVVLHFDTPVDPGYDALFVNVGPLRWVARNSSKPGRQGAETWLLHTTADWSQAHLDAQPEAVIASVLPTLPVLGLPLPQSCDAYRWTAASTDPPSQIGCAWDRRLSIGLCGDWLAGGKVEGAWQSGVALAERVRASDAARSGHE from the coding sequence ATGACGCCCACCCGCTCGAAGACGGTTGCGGTGATCGGCGCCGGGTTGGCCGGGCTTGCCTGCGCGCAACGGCTGCAGGCGCAGGGGTTTACCGTGACGCTGTTCGAGCAGGGCGATGTGCCCGGCGGACGCATGCGCAGTTGCGCAGGCGATGGCTGGCAGTGCGACCACGGCGCGCAGTATTTCACCGCACGCGATCCGGCGTTTGCGGCGGTGGGGGACAAGTGGATTGCGAGCGGCGTCGCAGCGGCCTGGCCTGCACGCGTCGCCAGTTGGAACGGCACCGACTTTCGCGCTTCGCAGAGCGAGTTGACGCGTTTGGTCGGTGTGCCGGACATGGCCGCACCGGCGCGTGCGCTTGCGGCGGGACTTGATGTTCGATTGCTGATCGCTGTGCGATCGCTGCAGCGCGACGGTGACACATGGCAGCTGGCAGTGTCGGGAGACGAGACGACACGCGCTTTCGACACCGTGTTGCTGGCAGTGCCTGCGCCAGTTGCAGCTGCATTACTGGCCAACAGCGCGCCCACGCTCGCGACGATTGCCGCTGGCGCGAAGATGCGGCCGGCCTGGGCGGTGGTGCTGCATTTCGACACGCCGGTGGATCCCGGTTACGACGCCTTGTTCGTCAACGTCGGGCCATTGCGCTGGGTGGCGCGCAACTCCAGCAAGCCTGGACGTCAGGGCGCCGAAACCTGGCTGCTGCATACCACCGCCGATTGGAGCCAAGCGCATCTTGATGCACAACCCGAAGCGGTGATCGCCAGTGTGCTGCCAACGTTGCCTGTGCTCGGTTTGCCATTGCCGCAGTCCTGCGACGCCTATCGCTGGACTGCGGCCAGCACCGATCCGCCCTCGCAGATCGGCTGTGCGTGGGATCGGCGATTGAGCATCGGTCTGTGCGGCGACTGGTTGGCCGGCGGCAAGGTCGAAGGTGCCTGGCAAAGTGGTGTGGCATTGGCGGAGCGTGTGCGCGCCAGCGATGCCGCGCGCAGCGGCCACGAGTGA
- a CDS encoding cryptochrome/photolyase family protein produces MPRAAATSDAVAGAADLTPQASAHTLRLILGDQLNPQHSWFAAHDPGVVYVLMEVREETDYVLHHAQKILAIFAAMRAFAARLRHDGHRVRYVAIDAPSNRQSIPANLQALMAHYRAQHLQYQAPDEWRLDEALRHWSAGCAFATRMVDSEHFLTERDEVAGCFRAATQWRMEVFYRRMRTRHRILLDASGQPEGGRWNFDRDNRAPWPGDPPAPQEWRAAHDHGALWRSIEAAGVRSFGAPNAQALPWPLDRDEALRHLDAFIATALPDFGRYEDAMSTQSPRLFHSLLSFALNVKMLHPAEVIARAEAAWRQGHAPLASVEGFIRQILGWREYVRGVYWSQMPGYAQSNRLDQHAPLPHWFWDGQVGMRCLADAVGNSLADAHAHHIQRLMVIGNFALLAGLDPQALHRWYLGVYIDAFEWVELPNTVGMSQFADGGLLGSKPYISGAAYIDRMSDYCSGCSYQRKARVGARACPYNALYWDFLARQRPLLGTNERLAMPYRQLDGMAPQVLEGIQTQAAHWRANLERL; encoded by the coding sequence ATGCCGCGCGCAGCGGCCACGAGTGACGCTGTGGCAGGCGCAGCCGACCTCACCCCACAGGCATCCGCACACACCTTGCGCCTGATCCTGGGCGATCAGCTCAATCCGCAGCACAGCTGGTTTGCCGCGCACGACCCGGGCGTGGTCTACGTGCTGATGGAGGTGCGCGAGGAAACCGATTACGTGCTGCATCACGCGCAGAAGATCCTGGCGATCTTTGCGGCAATGCGCGCGTTTGCCGCGCGCTTGCGGCATGACGGGCACCGCGTGCGCTATGTCGCGATCGATGCCCCCAGTAATCGGCAATCCATCCCGGCCAATCTCCAGGCCTTGATGGCGCATTACCGTGCACAGCATCTGCAGTATCAGGCGCCGGACGAGTGGCGGCTGGATGAAGCGCTGCGGCACTGGAGCGCGGGCTGCGCGTTCGCCACGCGCATGGTCGATAGCGAGCATTTTCTGACCGAACGCGATGAGGTGGCAGGGTGTTTCCGCGCTGCAACGCAGTGGCGCATGGAGGTCTTCTATCGACGCATGCGCACGCGCCATCGCATCCTGCTCGATGCCTCCGGCCAACCGGAAGGGGGGCGCTGGAATTTCGATCGCGACAATCGCGCGCCGTGGCCGGGCGATCCGCCGGCACCGCAGGAGTGGCGCGCCGCGCACGACCATGGCGCGTTGTGGCGCAGCATCGAAGCCGCCGGCGTACGCAGTTTTGGCGCGCCGAATGCGCAGGCGCTGCCATGGCCGCTGGACCGCGACGAAGCCTTGCGGCATCTGGATGCCTTCATCGCCACTGCGTTGCCGGATTTCGGCCGCTATGAAGATGCGATGAGTACGCAAAGTCCGCGGCTGTTTCATTCGCTGCTGTCGTTCGCGCTCAACGTCAAGATGCTGCACCCGGCCGAAGTGATCGCGCGTGCAGAGGCGGCGTGGCGGCAGGGGCATGCACCGCTGGCATCGGTGGAAGGCTTTATCCGCCAGATCCTGGGCTGGCGCGAGTACGTGCGCGGCGTGTACTGGTCGCAGATGCCAGGCTATGCGCAGTCCAATCGGCTGGATCAGCATGCGCCGCTGCCGCACTGGTTCTGGGACGGGCAGGTAGGCATGCGTTGCCTGGCCGATGCCGTCGGCAATTCGCTGGCCGACGCGCATGCGCACCACATCCAGCGGCTGATGGTGATCGGCAATTTCGCGTTGCTGGCGGGGCTGGACCCGCAGGCGCTGCATCGCTGGTATCTGGGTGTCTATATCGATGCGTTCGAGTGGGTGGAGTTGCCCAACACGGTGGGCATGAGTCAATTCGCCGACGGTGGCCTGCTCGGCAGCAAACCGTATATCAGCGGTGCGGCCTATATCGATCGCATGAGCGATTACTGCAGCGGCTGCAGCTATCAGCGCAAGGCGCGCGTCGGTGCGCGGGCCTGTCCCTACAACGCGCTGTACTGGGATTTCCTGGCGCGGCAGCGCCCGCTGCTGGGCACGAACGAGCGCCTGGCGATGCCGTATCGGCAGCTCGACGGCATGGCGCCGCAGGTGCTGGAGGGCATCCAGACCCAGGCCGCGCACTGGCGGGCGAATCTGGAACGTCTTTAG
- the nagZ gene encoding beta-N-acetylhexosaminidase produces MLLIGVAGTELSTQERDWLQHDAVAGVVLFKRNFASRTQVAELSASIRAAAPRPVLLCVDQEGGRVQRFREGFSALAPLQSFGTQYLQDPQGALAAAGAHAQLMANEVRASGVDLSFAPVVDLGRGNRAIGDRAFSDDPQIVATFTRAYVQALHGAGMAATLKHFPGHGTVLEDTHVDHASDPRSLEQLQAEDLLPFVAGIEAGADAVMMAHVVYPQVAPEPAGYSQRWIEQILRGQLGFRGVVFSDDIGMAASFSAGGVAGRVHAHLDAGCDVVLVCHPELVDESLQAVQNRSLNTAALIGLIGRGALGWDGLLAGTDASFNTPSAPFGSIA; encoded by the coding sequence ATGCTTCTGATCGGCGTTGCCGGTACCGAACTCAGCACACAGGAACGCGACTGGCTGCAGCACGATGCCGTGGCCGGTGTGGTGCTGTTCAAGCGCAACTTCGCCTCGCGCACCCAGGTGGCCGAGTTGTCGGCCTCCATCCGCGCAGCCGCGCCGCGCCCGGTGTTGCTGTGCGTGGACCAGGAAGGCGGCCGCGTGCAGCGGTTCCGCGAAGGCTTCAGCGCGCTGGCGCCGTTGCAAAGCTTCGGTACGCAGTATCTGCAGGATCCGCAAGGCGCGCTCGCCGCGGCCGGCGCGCATGCGCAGCTCATGGCCAATGAAGTGCGCGCCAGCGGCGTGGACCTGAGTTTTGCGCCGGTGGTGGATCTGGGCCGCGGCAACCGCGCCATCGGCGATCGCGCCTTCAGCGACGACCCGCAGATCGTGGCCACCTTCACCCGCGCCTATGTGCAGGCGCTGCACGGCGCCGGCATGGCCGCCACGCTCAAGCATTTCCCCGGCCACGGCACGGTGCTTGAAGACACCCATGTGGACCATGCCAGCGACCCGCGGTCGCTGGAGCAACTGCAGGCCGAAGATCTGCTGCCGTTCGTGGCCGGCATCGAGGCCGGCGCCGATGCGGTGATGATGGCGCACGTGGTCTACCCGCAGGTCGCGCCGGAACCGGCCGGTTACTCGCAGCGCTGGATCGAACAGATCCTGCGCGGACAGCTGGGTTTCCGCGGCGTGGTGTTTTCCGACGACATCGGCATGGCGGCCTCGTTCAGCGCCGGGGGCGTAGCGGGCCGGGTGCACGCGCACCTGGATGCCGGCTGCGACGTCGTGCTGGTCTGCCATCCTGAACTGGTCGACGAATCGCTGCAGGCGGTGCAAAACCGCAGCCTCAACACCGCAGCGCTGATCGGCCTGATCGGTCGCGGCGCGCTCGGCTGGGACGGCCTGCTTGCCGGTACCGACGCCTCTTTCAACACTCCTTCCGCCCCTTTCGGATCAATTGCCTGA
- a CDS encoding hypoxanthine-guanine phosphoribosyltransferase, with the protein MSTLTISQALAQADLLVDRPAIDAAVATIADAIARDYAGEVPVYLTIMHGALPFSGQLALELGARGQDLQFDYLHATRYRGETVGGELVWKHRPATALFGRRVILVDDILDEGYTLQGVRQWCLEQGATDVRVAVLTVKRHDRCVPGVTADYVGVEVADRYVFGFGMDVNEQLRGIPAIYAMKQ; encoded by the coding sequence ATGTCCACGCTCACCATTTCCCAGGCCCTGGCCCAAGCCGATCTGCTGGTCGACCGCCCGGCCATCGATGCTGCCGTCGCCACCATTGCCGATGCCATTGCGCGCGACTATGCCGGCGAGGTGCCGGTCTATCTCACCATCATGCACGGCGCGCTGCCGTTCTCCGGCCAGTTGGCGCTGGAGTTGGGCGCGCGTGGGCAGGACCTGCAGTTCGATTACCTCCACGCCACCCGCTATCGCGGCGAAACCGTCGGCGGCGAGCTGGTGTGGAAGCACCGCCCGGCCACCGCGCTGTTCGGCCGCCGGGTGATCCTGGTCGACGACATCCTCGATGAAGGCTATACGCTGCAGGGCGTGCGCCAGTGGTGCCTGGAGCAGGGCGCCACCGACGTGCGCGTGGCGGTGTTGACCGTCAAACGCCACGACCGCTGCGTGCCGGGCGTGACCGCCGATTACGTGGGCGTGGAAGTGGCCGACCGCTACGTGTTCGGATTCGGCATGGACGTCAACGAACAGCTGCGCGGCATTCCTGCCATCTACGCGATGAAGCAATAA
- a CDS encoding S-methyl-5'-thioinosine phosphorylase, translating to MSSHSIALAVIGGTGVYKLAQLDDVQTHKLETPYGAPSGPIRVGMLLGHRVAFLARHGEGHSLPPHKVNYRANIAALQQIGASRVLALNTVGGITERFGPRVLACPDQLIDYTWGRVSTFCEEPGSEVQHVDFGHPYSPMFRSKVIAAAKVTGVTMVAGGCYGATQGPRLETIAEIARMRRDGCDLVGMTGMPEAGLAREKGLEYACLAIVANWAAGCGDAQEITMAEVLANVDAASSGLPELIGELARG from the coding sequence GTGTCTTCCCATTCCATCGCATTGGCCGTGATCGGCGGCACTGGTGTCTACAAGCTCGCGCAGCTCGATGACGTGCAGACCCACAAGCTGGAGACGCCCTATGGCGCGCCATCCGGACCGATCCGCGTCGGCATGTTGCTCGGCCATCGGGTCGCGTTCCTGGCGCGGCATGGCGAAGGCCATTCGCTGCCGCCGCACAAGGTCAATTACCGCGCAAACATCGCTGCATTGCAGCAAATCGGCGCCTCGCGCGTGCTCGCGCTCAACACCGTCGGCGGCATCACCGAACGGTTCGGCCCACGCGTGCTGGCGTGTCCCGATCAACTGATCGACTACACCTGGGGGCGCGTGTCCACCTTCTGCGAAGAGCCGGGCAGCGAGGTGCAGCACGTGGATTTCGGGCATCCGTATTCGCCGATGTTTCGCAGCAAGGTCATCGCTGCGGCCAAGGTGACAGGCGTCACGATGGTGGCTGGCGGTTGCTACGGTGCGACGCAAGGGCCGCGTCTGGAAACGATTGCAGAGATCGCCCGCATGCGTCGCGACGGCTGCGACCTGGTCGGCATGACCGGCATGCCAGAAGCCGGGCTGGCGCGCGAAAAAGGCCTGGAATATGCGTGTTTGGCGATCGTGGCGAACTGGGCGGCCGGGTGCGGCGACGCGCAGGAAATCACCATGGCCGAGGTGCTGGCCAACGTGGATGCCGCCTCGTCCGGGTTGCCCGAACTGATCGGCGAACTTGCACGCGGGTGA
- a CDS encoding cold-shock protein, translated as MPNGTVKWFNDAKGFGFISPEDGSADVFAHFSAINSKGFRSLQEGQRVSYDVTQGPKGAQASNITPVE; from the coding sequence ATGCCGAACGGTACCGTCAAGTGGTTCAACGACGCCAAGGGATTTGGCTTCATCTCACCGGAGGACGGCAGCGCCGATGTCTTCGCGCACTTCTCCGCGATCAACTCCAAGGGCTTCCGCAGCCTGCAGGAAGGCCAGCGCGTCAGTTATGACGTGACCCAGGGCCCCAAGGGTGCCCAGGCTTCGAACATCACGCCGGTCGAGTAA
- a CDS encoding NAD(P)/FAD-dependent oxidoreductase encodes MQQALRIAVVGYGTAGQALAVLLGADGHRLDVFERAERPGPVGAGFLLQPSGLQVLWKMGLLPQALVHGAPVRRLYGETPCGRAVMDMQYRDLDARLMGVGMQRGALFSLLCDAWPEYAQLHTDTRITAIDHEGRRVQDQRGQWHGPYDLIIAADGSASTLRAQVQGTRLDRVYPWGALWCLLPREDWPFVDELRQRYIGARKMIGLLPVGTRPGDDTPRLSFFWSLPCSDFAAWEQRGIGAWREEVAQMWPDAHLRLDSVQVHTALARASYRDAVMTRWHRGRFVLAGDAAHAMSPQLGQGVNMALLDALAMRDALRAGEDIDDALQRYQRERQAHVAIYHRWSRWLTPLFQSERDLWARGRDLLLQPMGRVPGGRGHMLRVLSGTQHGWFGKLALAPEFVDALSQPLPQALPRPQGVATAADQTHVPTARGESS; translated from the coding sequence ATGCAACAAGCATTACGGATTGCGGTAGTGGGGTATGGAACGGCGGGGCAGGCACTGGCGGTCCTGCTGGGTGCCGATGGCCACCGACTGGACGTGTTCGAGCGCGCCGAAAGGCCCGGGCCGGTCGGTGCCGGTTTCCTGCTGCAGCCCAGCGGCCTGCAGGTGTTGTGGAAGATGGGCCTGTTGCCGCAGGCACTGGTGCATGGCGCGCCGGTGCGCCGCCTGTACGGCGAGACGCCCTGCGGGCGCGCGGTGATGGACATGCAATACCGCGATCTGGATGCCCGTCTGATGGGGGTGGGCATGCAGCGCGGTGCGTTGTTCTCGCTGTTGTGCGATGCCTGGCCCGAGTACGCGCAGCTGCATACCGATACCCGGATCACCGCCATCGACCACGAGGGCAGGCGTGTGCAGGACCAGCGTGGGCAATGGCATGGTCCTTACGATCTGATCATCGCCGCCGATGGCTCGGCTTCCACGCTACGCGCGCAGGTGCAGGGAACCCGGCTGGATCGGGTATATCCATGGGGCGCGCTGTGGTGTCTGTTGCCGCGCGAGGACTGGCCGTTCGTCGACGAGCTGCGCCAGCGCTATATCGGTGCGCGCAAGATGATCGGGCTGTTGCCGGTCGGCACGCGGCCTGGCGACGATACCCCGCGGCTGAGTTTTTTCTGGAGCCTGCCGTGCAGCGATTTCGCAGCCTGGGAGCAACGCGGCATCGGCGCATGGCGCGAGGAGGTGGCGCAGATGTGGCCGGACGCGCATCTGCGTCTGGACAGCGTGCAGGTGCACACCGCGCTGGCACGCGCCAGCTATCGCGACGCGGTGATGACGCGCTGGCATCGTGGCCGTTTCGTGCTGGCCGGCGACGCCGCACATGCGATGAGCCCGCAGCTGGGTCAGGGCGTCAACATGGCGTTGCTGGATGCGTTGGCCATGCGCGACGCATTGCGCGCGGGCGAAGATATCGATGACGCCTTGCAGCGCTATCAGCGCGAACGCCAGGCGCATGTGGCGATCTATCACCGCTGGAGCCGCTGGCTCACGCCGCTGTTTCAATCCGAGCGCGACCTGTGGGCGCGCGGGCGCGATCTGTTGCTGCAGCCGATGGGACGCGTACCGGGCGGTCGTGGCCACATGTTGCGCGTGCTCAGCGGCACCCAGCACGGCTGGTTCGGCAAGTTGGCACTGGCCCCCGAGTTCGTGGACGCGCTGTCGCAACCATTGCCCCAAGCGCTGCCACGGCCACAGGGCGTTGCCACCGCAGCTGACCAGACGCATGTGCCCACCGCGCGTGGCGAGTCGTCGTAA
- the pdeM gene encoding ligase-associated DNA damage response endonuclease PdeM, with amino-acid sequence MGDSVHLQLAGETVELLGERALYRPAQRALLIADLHLGKADVFRRAGIGLPAGGTAHDLERLDALLAQRQVEALWILGDLLHGPAPRAAWHRRWSAWREQHRDLRVIAIRGNHDRAVAGAELQIEAAGEQVEDGPFVLRHEPLPHPTGHVLCGHLHPLAALPGLSRRWPAFWLRERVTILPAFSHFTAGVVPTLREGERLVACVEDDAVALPVR; translated from the coding sequence ATGGGCGATAGCGTGCACCTGCAGCTGGCCGGCGAAACCGTCGAACTGCTCGGCGAACGTGCATTGTATCGACCGGCACAGCGCGCCTTGTTGATCGCCGATCTGCATCTGGGCAAGGCCGATGTGTTCCGACGCGCCGGTATCGGACTGCCGGCCGGCGGCACTGCGCACGATCTCGAACGCCTGGATGCGTTGCTTGCGCAGCGCCAGGTCGAGGCATTGTGGATACTCGGCGACCTGTTGCATGGCCCTGCCCCGCGCGCGGCCTGGCATCGCCGCTGGAGTGCATGGCGCGAGCAGCATCGCGATCTGCGCGTGATTGCCATCCGCGGCAACCACGACCGCGCGGTGGCCGGTGCGGAGCTGCAGATCGAAGCGGCCGGCGAGCAGGTCGAAGACGGGCCGTTCGTGCTGCGCCACGAGCCGTTGCCGCATCCTACCGGCCACGTGCTGTGCGGGCATCTGCACCCGCTGGCGGCACTGCCGGGCCTGTCGCGACGCTGGCCGGCATTCTGGTTGCGCGAACGCGTCACCATTTTGCCGGCGTTCTCGCATTTCACCGCGGGCGTGGTGCCGACACTGCGCGAGGGCGAGCGCCTGGTGGCCTGCGTGGAAGACGATGCGGTGGCCTTGCCGGTACGTTAG
- a CDS encoding ligase-associated DNA damage response DEXH box helicase, which translates to MTAAQQARGTPLQQWRDWFAQRGWTPLPFQRDVWKRYLAGESGLLHTPTGSGKTLAAFGGPLLEALAARGRALPITSAKPAAAARRQQQRSLQVLWITPLRALAADTARALREPVDALGLDWQVGLRTGDASARDKRLARSGKLDVLVTTPESLALLLSYPDTAPQLSALRCVIVDEWHELLGNKRGVLLQLCLARLRGWAPTLRIWGLSATLGNLSQARDVLLPHLPDAALVSGVKPRAMTLETLLPDSGERFPWAGHLGLAQLARVLQKIMQQRTSLVFTNTRAQAELWHQALSAVWPDDLATLALHHGSLDPSLRAAAEQGLRDGSLRCVVATSSLDLGVDFPAVDQVLQVGSPKGIARLLQRAGRARHRPGESGHVVCVPSHALELVEYAAARRAIANGHIEARPPPRLSLDVLAQHCVTLALGGGFDADALFAQVRGTDAFAALDAPTWNAVLDFIVQGGSALAHYPDFHKVVRDEDGLYRVTDRRVALRHRLSIGTITSDGSVRVQFLRGGRLGAVEEQFVGRLRRGDRFQFAGRLLELVRLEDMTAYVRVAKGGSGVVPKWMGGRMPLSSALGREVEAVFATPGDAPEMQALAPLLHLQASLSSLPGPDHLLVESIKARDGRHVFVYPFAGRQVNEGLAALLAARWGRRQRNTFSFAANDYGFVLSPAQEVEIDPDVLHALLSPTGLFDDLRDSLNLGELARRQFREIARVAGLLSPSLPGRAPRSLRQLQASSGLLYDVLQRFDPEHLLLAQAEREVFEGQLELARLAHALEDCARRELRLCTPRSLTPLSFPLWAERMRGQLSTEDWKARVLRAAEQLERRHGR; encoded by the coding sequence GTGACGGCGGCGCAGCAGGCGCGCGGCACGCCATTGCAGCAATGGCGCGACTGGTTCGCGCAGCGCGGCTGGACGCCGTTGCCGTTTCAACGCGATGTGTGGAAGCGCTATCTCGCTGGCGAATCCGGGTTGTTGCACACGCCAACCGGTAGCGGCAAGACGCTGGCGGCATTCGGCGGCCCATTGCTGGAAGCACTGGCAGCGCGTGGCCGCGCGCTGCCGATCACTTCGGCCAAACCTGCCGCCGCAGCGCGCCGACAGCAACAACGCAGCTTGCAGGTGCTGTGGATCACGCCCTTGCGCGCGCTGGCCGCCGACACCGCACGCGCACTGCGCGAACCGGTGGACGCACTGGGACTGGACTGGCAGGTGGGGTTGCGCACCGGCGATGCCAGCGCGCGCGACAAGCGGCTGGCACGCAGCGGCAAGCTCGATGTGCTGGTGACCACGCCCGAGTCGCTGGCCTTGTTGCTGTCGTATCCGGACACTGCGCCGCAGCTGTCCGCGCTGCGTTGCGTGATCGTCGACGAGTGGCACGAGCTGCTGGGCAACAAGCGCGGCGTGCTGCTGCAGCTGTGCCTGGCGCGCCTGCGCGGCTGGGCGCCAACGCTGCGCATCTGGGGCCTGTCGGCCACGCTGGGCAACCTGTCGCAGGCACGCGATGTCCTGCTGCCGCATCTGCCCGATGCGGCACTGGTGTCGGGCGTCAAACCGCGCGCCATGACGCTGGAGACGCTGTTGCCCGACAGCGGCGAGCGCTTTCCGTGGGCCGGCCACCTGGGTCTGGCGCAGCTGGCGCGGGTGCTGCAGAAGATCATGCAGCAGCGCACCAGCCTGGTGTTCACCAACACGCGCGCGCAGGCCGAACTATGGCACCAGGCATTGAGCGCGGTGTGGCCGGACGATCTGGCCACGCTTGCGCTGCATCATGGCTCGCTGGACCCCAGCCTGCGCGCGGCCGCCGAACAGGGGCTGCGCGACGGCAGCCTGCGTTGTGTGGTTGCCACCTCCAGCCTGGATCTGGGCGTGGATTTCCCGGCGGTGGATCAGGTGCTGCAGGTCGGCAGCCCCAAGGGCATCGCGCGCCTGTTGCAACGCGCCGGCCGCGCGCGGCACCGCCCTGGCGAATCCGGGCATGTGGTGTGCGTACCCTCGCATGCCCTGGAACTGGTCGAGTACGCCGCGGCACGCCGTGCCATTGCCAACGGCCATATCGAAGCGCGGCCACCACCGCGGCTGTCGCTGGATGTCCTGGCCCAGCACTGCGTCACCCTCGCCCTGGGCGGCGGCTTCGATGCCGATGCCTTGTTCGCGCAGGTGCGCGGCACCGATGCCTTCGCTGCGCTGGACGCCCCCACCTGGAACGCGGTGCTCGACTTCATCGTGCAAGGCGGCAGCGCATTGGCGCATTACCCGGATTTCCACAAGGTGGTGCGCGACGAAGACGGCCTGTATCGCGTCACCGACCGCCGCGTCGCGCTACGCCACCGCTTGTCCATCGGCACCATCACCAGCGATGGCAGCGTGCGCGTGCAGTTCCTGCGGGGCGGCCGACTGGGTGCGGTCGAAGAGCAGTTCGTCGGCCGCCTGCGGCGTGGCGACCGCTTTCAGTTCGCCGGACGATTGCTGGAACTGGTGCGCCTGGAAGACATGACCGCCTATGTGCGCGTGGCCAAGGGCGGCAGCGGCGTGGTGCCCAAGTGGATGGGCGGGCGCATGCCGTTGTCGTCGGCATTGGGACGCGAAGTGGAAGCGGTCTTCGCCACGCCAGGCGATGCGCCTGAAATGCAGGCGCTGGCGCCGCTGCTGCACTTGCAGGCATCGCTCTCGTCGCTGCCCGGTCCGGATCATCTATTGGTGGAAAGCATCAAGGCGCGCGATGGCCGGCACGTGTTCGTGTATCCCTTCGCCGGGCGGCAGGTCAACGAAGGGTTGGCGGCGCTGTTGGCCGCGCGTTGGGGCCGACGTCAGCGCAATACCTTCAGCTTCGCTGCCAACGACTACGGCTTTGTACTCTCGCCCGCACAGGAGGTGGAGATCGATCCGGACGTGCTGCACGCCTTGCTGTCGCCGACCGGGTTGTTCGACGATCTGCGCGACAGTCTCAACCTGGGCGAGCTGGCGCGCCGGCAGTTCCGCGAGATCGCGCGCGTGGCCGGGCTGCTGTCGCCGTCGCTGCCCGGCCGTGCGCCGCGTAGCCTGCGCCAGTTGCAGGCGTCCAGCGGCTTGCTCTACGACGTCTTGCAGCGCTTCGATCCGGAGCATTTGCTGCTGGCGCAGGCCGAGCGCGAAGTCTTCGAAGGCCAGCTCGAACTGGCGCGCCTGGCGCATGCATTGGAGGACTGCGCACGCCGCGAACTGCGTCTGTGCACGCCACGCAGCCTCACCCCGTTGTCGTTCCCGCTGTGGGCCGAACGCATGCGGGGCCAATTGAGTACCGAGGACTGGAAGGCGCGCGTGTTGCGCGCCGCCGAGCAACTGGAGCGCAGGCATGGGCGATAG